The genomic region GTTGTCGAAGAAAAACGCCAGTATACCGGCCACGAAAGCTTCTGACGAGAAGGGGACGTTTACTATGTCGTTAAACTGCAAGAAAAGATTCGAATCAAGACAGCAGTTTTGTAAGCCAGTAGTTAAAAGAAACATATTCGATTGAGAATCTTGTAAGAGATTCAGAAGTTTGTGATTTGTTTGTTTACCCATCGGGCATGTGTGTGGGCTGGACCGTATCCATTTATAGCTGTGTACTCGTTGAAGTACTGAGGCACTGACAAGCCCAGAAAGATAGAAACGGCTAATATGAATTTGTTTCGAAAACTGTTCAGCTGGCAGAACTGGAGAAAGCTTAAACCACCAACACCTGCGTATGCGATGAGAAAAACAAGTCATGTTATGAATCAGTTGTAAAAGGGTTGTTTCTCTCAGTGGATTTTTCTAGTATTATACACATACCGACGTAGGCGAAGAAGACACAGTACAATGCAGCTGTGATGGATGGTGGGATTGAAGCAAAAACAGCCCCAAATTTCCCTAGGAAGACATACTTTGTTGTTAAAGATGAGatttgcaacacaaattcGGTGACAAGAATGGAAGTGGAGAATAGTTTTTACCAAGAACAGAAAAGAAGAGCATGAATCCAGCAGATATCTGCACGACTCTTCGACTGCCGACGCGCGTTAGTCCCAATAGGCCAGCATTCTCACTGCATGGGACCGGAGAATCGACTTGTATTGTAAGTGAATTCTGAATTGATTACAACAAATAATCATGTGGAAATGAATAGTGGAAAGTCTTACATAGATACTGACGATCCGTTCGCAGTTCCAAACAATCCAGACAACAAGATTCCGACACCCTGGCATACGTAGGCAGTTCAGAAAAGAACAATCACATCTTAACCTAAGATTGCAAGCTCTTTCGTGCTTAATATTTGAAACTGTTGGCTGTTACGATAGGTAATATCCTAATCTCAGGAAAGAGGAAGATTTGAACATCACTATCATAAATGTCGAACACTTTGTCGCTGCGTAGAAGcatatatttcattatataaatattatgacaaATGTGACATCACATATAATTTGTTATCGCTCGGCTCCTGGTGGAGCTCGAGCGGTTAAGTCTTAGTCTTAGCAAAGTGGTGATTTCATAAAGCTGCGTGCCTTGTTCACACATTTCAAGAACTCATTTGCCTTCTGTGTTTCTGCTAACAAGATACAAGTGTTTACCTGCCAACCTACACCACGGCTGAGGATCGATGGTGGTAACGGGGTTGCACTGGCATGTCTGGAAGCACCAATCAGGGCACCAGTTGACTGCAAGTACCGTTGCAAAATGCACAGAGAAAACATTAGaacaatcaataaatttgtagGTTGAATATAAGCGGTTTTGGTTTAAGTCTTTTtggtgcatgtgtgtgtggcAGGCGAAAGGTGGCGGCTCATATTTATGCACTTGAGTACAActgatcaatatatatatatgtataaaaatgtctgtgtgtgtgtgtcatcTGAGATCTTGTATGTAATTTGATCTAATGGTTTAGAAAGTATGATAGAAACACGGAAACAACCTCTACAAGAGCAACAAAAGCAGCCATCATCATAGCAAATGCTTCACCGGCATCAAACGAAGGTGCTCCCCATTGGAAGGGATATGGGATTCTTATCCTGCACGGCAAACCCATAAAACTCGAGTAATTTTTTCAGAACGAAAAATTTATAGCtattaaatatagtaaatGCATTTAAAGCGACAACCCATGCAGCCGCTAACTAATATGTATATCCGTATGCTGAAGATCAAACTACATACATTAAATTCAATTGCATTATGACCAAATCTAAGTGCAAGAAAATCCACTAAgtgcaaaatattattacaacaatATAAACATTAATGATCTCTCTTCATTATCTTAATACAAAACTGGATTATATCTTTGAAGCTCGTTATCTAATGAAAAAGGTAAGCAGAAATCTGAACTCACCATGGAGCAGCATCAATAAGTCCAGCACGATCAGTTCTGCAGCTTGTTTGCGTCTTTAGGGACCTTCCATTGTAGGCTCCACCAACAGTAAGTAAATGGGCGTAAATCCACACAATCACCACAGTGATAATAACTGCAAACCGGTCAAAGATATGCTTTCCGGGGCGTATCAAGTGTGGCAGATACTGCagtaaacaatatattaattttacccAAAGTTCCAGTTGAAGCTAAAACTGAGCTGATACCTTCACTTTCAGCATTTTACCGGGCCATGTGGAGTAAGTCCTttataaatgagaaaaacacacaaaatggACTGCAATTTAAACTGTTAcctgagaaaagaaaaccaGAAGCACGAGCTCCGGCAACCCAATCTCCACACATTTGGCAACCTAAAGAACCACGGGAAGAGATCAAATCCAATGGTCTGTAAAATCCAGGAGAGTTGTATACAGGAGGATCCAAGTGAATAGCTGCACATACCCCAGGAAAACCGAATTCGTAGAGCCCAAAACCAGCAAGCGCGACCAAAGGAACAGCTGAAATAGGACTGAGAAACCTGTTTGTTACACATTGTGGATTAGTACTAGAAGAAAACACCAGCCACATATTAAATGCTTGCATGAGAAATGACTTGCATAAGTCAAACGGCATAATAAATGACTATAACTTGAGGAGACACATGTATAAACCTTGCAATATTGCGCCAAAGACCGCTGAAACCAAGCACTATTTGAATGGTTGACGCAACAATAAGTGCACCCTGAGTGGCTCGCATCGTCTTCTTGAACCTCTACATGGTTATTTACAGATAGGTATGTGTAAGACAAGAAGTTcagtaaaattaataaatattatttatacacttATATGTCGTGTAGCAGAAATTTAATGCATGGTAACTGGCTGGTCAGGTTGTGTGATGATCGTAATCCTATGTAAAACAAGCACTTGGAACACAAGGTTAAACAGCAATAGGATCTCGATCACAAACCGATATAGGATCCGGGTCATTCCATCTACCCGACAGGATAATTGAAATTGTTGGCGCGACAAAAGTGTATGAACCTCCTATCACAACTGGTAATCTGGTTCCAAACCATGTTTGCAACAGAGTGTTCAACCCGGCAACGAACAGCAGAGTCTGAATAACTTGTGCTTTCTCCTCCTGGAAGAAGTGCAAGCAGGTAGAAGGAGTTGGTAAAGGAATgataaatcatataaaatcGGTATTCAGATACTGAACTGCATATGAGCACTTACGTTTCCTCCTCCCATTTGAGGAACGAGCGCGGTGGGTATGATTACCGTTGTGCCAAGCATTACCAGATAATGTTGGAACCCCAGAAGGATAGCCTCAGCTGCAAAATCGAAACACCAAACCGTTGAAACAACTCCTTCCTAGACCATTTCTCATGCAAACGTGCATGAGGAGACATTAAGAAGATGTTAAATGCGAAAACATCCaaagttaataaattcaaataaaaacacaagacaaatttctttaaagtacAGTATACCTCAATTATGGAAAGTATTTCCTGGAAGTTCATACCAGATGATACGAGGTTTATCTTATATTGAACATAACGGAAAATCTGAATTAGGACATGAATAAATGAACAACAATAACTAAATCCAAACAGACCCAACGACCGATCAAACtaacaaaagagaaacaaaacaacaatttatcttAGGTCACTGTCTGACGTTATCTTATTCGATGTTCATATAGCCAGAAACGAATACTAGAGCCCAAGAAATCCACAGCAGACATGCTATCAATGAATCATAATGCATACAGTGGGTACAAGTATTAGTTTAAAGAAAGTTGGATTGAAGTTCAATAACACAATATTCCAATGTAAAGCAGACAGAACAAGAATcacaaaaaggtaaatataaaaacagaaCAACGACGACAAAGGGCCAAAAGGAATAGGTATCCAAAAGAATCAAAACACATTAGTAATAAGCTGACTACTCAAGGATATGCATTAACAGAAAACACAGACTTCAAACAACCGGCTTCAGCAAATATTCTCCCACACCAAGAACACAATTAACCCAAAAACTCCAAGTACATGCACAAAATCcacaaaacaaatgaaataaaaaagaattaaacttTAATTACTTCACCATcttaaaatgagaaaaaacaaCATGGCTCAAGGAATCCACCAAAAGTTtacactaaaatttaaaaaacaaacaccAGAATATACTAAATACTGAAATTAACATTAACAAATTTCATGAGGTACTGACGCCATGGAGGAGGACTAGTAATGCAGTAATGAACATTGGGAAGCTGATCTTTAGGTTGGTGTGGCGGCGGGTCATCCTTTGATACAGCAGCTCCACCTCCTGCCATCTCTTACTCTTCCTGTTTCCCTTCAATCCCTGCAAAGAATTagtgaagaaaaaacaaaaaaaagaaaaattcaagaactgTTCTCACTGTACTTCTTGTGAAGCAAAAACGCAAAAAACCCGGTACCCAAAACAATGCAGATCAGAAATCATTCAGAAAACGTTGGAAAGACAACAGAAATGTGAACAAAACAACAACTTTATGAGTAGCCCAGAAAGACAAGATTCAAGAGAAATGCTCATACGATGAATGAAACCCCAAATAACAACAGCTCACATGTAAGTGTGCACCATAACCACCCCGACCTCACCTTTTTTGCAAACAGTAAAAAGAAGTAAAGAACAGAAACTCAGGGGAAATGAGGGAAGCTATACAAAATGAAACAGTAGGCTAAGaactctgtgtgtgtgtgtgtgtgtgtgtgcgcttGGGAAGTGTCATtacttcaagaaaattaaaactatataaaaacAGCAGCCCAGAAAACAAAAggatgaaaggaaaaaaaataaaataaaacaaggtaCCCAGATGAGAAATGAAGAAGCTTTTTAAGAATCAAAAACCAAGAATGTTAAGTTAAACCAAAAGAAACCAAAGACCCCACCTCAAGAAAGGTTTCAGGGAGagagggaaaaggaaaaagatgaaAACTTTATAGAGAGGGTACAAATGGTAACGGCAATGGGGTAATTGGTATATATTTTTCCGCACAAAGGGCAAGAAAAAGAGgtgttggatttttattacAGCATTTAATGTCACCTTCACGcgtgtattatatataatcttattttcaaattattattcaaaaagaactaattatatgttaatatttcattaaaatataacatgaaaatatgataaaagatTAGCATTCCGCGTAAGAAAAAGTATACAAAAAAGTTGGAAGCAGAATGTGAAGATAAAAAGATAGAGAAACTGGACCATGTTTCTAGTTtaatactctctctctctctctctctctctctctctgaaaTTCTTGAGAAAAACGGACACATATACTGAAGAGAATCTTGAACAAGGTAGAGTTAAATACTACGTTGTAATGTTTCCTTGCGCTGATTGTTTCCTTACTGCACTCACTCACAAACACATATGCGCTccagataatataaaataattaagaaaaaaatactgCCAAGAATTCTTTAGTAAgtatgatttaatattttattacttaggtaatctttttatacttttttccaGAATTTGTGAGTACTAATAATGGCTGAGAGCAAATTCAGGCAACCTGGTTTGAAACTAGTTGGCAGTATTAATGCACTTCACCTAGTCTTTTTTCTATGGTGATTGGCTGATTTACCCTTCAAAACTACAGCACATAGAGATGACATTTTGAAAACATTTTTGTGCTAAAAAATCTTGCTTAGTTGGCGATGTAATAGCCACGAGTTTGAATTCCATCAATGCATGTGTTAggctattttaataataattattacttagttataaatatttaatattgatatctGATGGGCAATTTTTcgctaataaataaaaaacaattatttgcattgtcatattaaaatattacttaataatttaatatacttataaataattatcaaaacaaaaataatttaatatacttcTAACTCAAGTCAtgaattatcattatattaatGGATAATTTGTAAGCATTTCTATTAGTGACTTTATAGTTTtctaatttatactaatatgtaACGACGACTAGAGTCGAAATTACCTATTTTTGTATGCACCATCAGTTgtattcaaattcataatttaaaaaaaaaaaaagaaacaaaaaataaagaatataataagtGTCCGACATTGATTGCAAACGAGAAGTATGAATGATTTATAAGCCCCAGGACTTCTCTCCCAAGCGAAGCACCTTTTCGACACTGATCGAATCTAGCAAAATGATGTGGATTGCGACTTGATCAATACCCCATTGTACAAAGTATATTGTTTGCCCCAATTTCGTATGGGCCTCACAATTTTGTTATGAAAAGGCGCCTCGCCatggagaaaattttgaaacttataaGTCATGCAAATACTTTATTTGCAACTAATGTAAAACACTTGCCTACGTTAGCGAGTAAACtccaatttttgtttaattactATCTCAAAGGGAAATGGATTTCAAGAAtcacaaattaaaatgagtaaaattcattttaatccCCCACATTTGATTTCAACTTCAAAATAGTTCATATCTTTTCAACTAACTTCAAATTAGTCTCTCTAGTAGTTAATTATTCCATATTACCCttatcaaacttttttttttaaataaaaattattttagtgcgtcatttttcatttctttattgCAAGTTGGTCTCTTATACATTaacttagaaaatataattattttaattgaaaaatgttatcattaaaagtttattcaaatgtttgtgtacattcaattttaaacattttagatattacttatttttttagaaatatatatgttaattgaataaataaaaagtattaaaaagtagaagaaagttatgaaaaattattgaaaaaaagaaaaattgagaagaataaaacacaaattaataaaatatttttaaaaataaaaaatgacaaacaaaaaaaattgaagataataaaatgttgatatttaattatataaaagtacagataataatttaatcaatgaCATATGAACATAATTgtcatgaatttattaaacttctaaaattttcatataaaagaatattgcCGGAATGAAATAAGGAGTTTTATATACCCCAT from Sesamum indicum cultivar Zhongzhi No. 13 linkage group LG3, S_indicum_v1.0, whole genome shotgun sequence harbors:
- the LOC105157177 gene encoding nucleobase-ascorbate transporter 6 — translated: MAGGGAAVSKDDPPPHQPKDQLPNVHYCITSPPPWPEAILLGFQHYLVMLGTTVIIPTALVPQMGGGNEEKAQVIQTLLFVAGLNTLLQTWFGTRLPVVIGGSYTFVAPTISIILSGRWNDPDPISRFKKTMRATQGALIVASTIQIVLGFSGLWRNIARFLSPISAVPLVALAGFGLYEFGFPGVAKCVEIGLPELVLLVFFSQYLPHLIRPGKHIFDRFAVIITVVIVWIYAHLLTVGGAYNGRSLKTQTSCRTDRAGLIDAAPWIRIPYPFQWGAPSFDAGEAFAMMMAAFVALVESTGALIGASRHASATPLPPSILSRGVGWQGVGILLSGLFGTANGSSVSIENAGLLGLTRVGSRRVVQISAGFMLFFSVLGKFGAVFASIPPSITAALYCVFFAYVGVGGLSFLQFCQLNSFRNKFILAVSIFLGLSVPQYFNEYTAINGYGPAHTHARWFNDIVNVPFSSEAFVAGILAFFFDNTLDKKDPQIRKDRGKHWWDKFRSFKTDTRSEEFYSLPFNLNKYFPSV